The Lepeophtheirus salmonis chromosome 6, UVic_Lsal_1.4, whole genome shotgun sequence DNA window AGAAGGTTTGGGTCGATACTTCACGCTTGGTAACTTAAAGAACAcatctaaaaaaagtataacaaatCTATTCTTCATGTCTTCTGTCCTGATCTCCAGGATATCATCTGTCATCTGGCTTCCtcgctttaaaaaaacatcaatggagatgtataatcatttttttaacgaaaattaaaattagagcTTAGAttcagtaattttttcaaatctactttCAATCCTACAATTggtaataaataactaaattaaaacttttttatatgtatcaTATACTGGAAGaagtttaaacattttatctttaggCAGTgggtattaaatatatcaaaataatcgTCTTTTTGGGGAGCATTAAAAATGTGaatcatattttacaattcTATGCATTCTGTTTCTTAGATACGGATTATAGCACGCCACTACTCGAATTATCTCCTGGTTAAAAATCTgctattatttcttcaaaaaaaagcAGAcgctttttgtatgaaaatgacACAGATAACCTAATATCCTAGAGGGATATTAATTTTGGATTGGAGGAAATTAATATCTTAATGAGAGCGTAGCCAAAGTTACCAGTGGCTTCATCCCCGAGATTTGAGTGAGAcgtttctatttatatttagtgtcatttttttctaattttataaaaaataatatatatagaatacacttttttttagctCTAACAGCAAACGACATAGTTGTACCCTACACTGTTAGAACTTCAACTTTATTAGAGGCTTGGACCCACTTTCTATAATAAGATATACAACCCCtgactttattttatcaaattttcagATATTTCTCATACTATTCTATTCTTAGTTTTACCTTATGCATCTTGGTCCTTCAAggaattttcatttgattaatggGGATAGTTGGACCACCAACTCATCTTGGGTGACTGACTcgcaacttttttttagtcGGATAAAATTTTTTCTATCTTCAATGAAACGGTCCAACAACTACAATATTTAACTCGtgcattgaaataattatttttttctatcctacaaatcaataaacaaataaaagtgtattattttatttatgattaataatttcttttgctACACGTAAAGTATCCGCACATGAACCTGACGTTTCTTGAAAGATATATCACCAACTGGATGTATTATGTATGATGATGTGAATGATagttgttattgtatatatatatttcttagattTAAGCTATCatgagttattgttattttaatattatgtttggtGATAAATGATGTGTTGAGAGGTTTATTGCTGAGTTGTGTGTCTGGATATGATACGCGTATGATGAGAAATCACCAAGGCCAATCATCACATGCTGGGAGCATGTGATGAGGTGAATTGGAGAGTTCTAGAACAACTAGCATTAGACCCCAaacgtctataaatatatgttatgatgtATGTAGGGGAATGAATCGCCAGATTATCTCCGAAgaactaagtaataaataaggcagtgtgcaaacgtactacgtgattcttattatcaaccctaaactccaaaacaacaacttaaggtAGGCCTAATAGTTATCCCATTGAACACAGCGGTGTTCTCATTTGACTCCCACTAAATTGTATCCTGAGAAGGAAtgcttatcaaatattgatcttatattaatccaaactaaaaaatataagtaaactttgtagtagccttttccacgattgctaGAAAAGGACACTACAAATTGGCGCAGTCGGTAGGATGCTGTCAGTCTTGAGCAACTTTTGCTCTtgctttagtttatttttgttatcggCCGAAAATCGCAAATGTAAAGTAATGTAAAAGTAGATTTTGTAAACATCTCTCAAGATGTAAGTACGGTATAGGACCTAATATTTGAAAAGCCTCCCGAGGAGAACGGTAGTGACGTAATCTTAATGCGGTAGAGGACAGGGCAGGAAAAGTTTCTCAGTATTCCTTTAAAGTAGAATCAATGCGCAAAATCACTGTCCACCCTACAGTTTAGTGCAGTAAATTTACGGAGGGTAGTTATTAGATCTGACTGTAgatttcttaaagaaatatgtaattagtaacccaaaaaaataaatttaagtcaatGATAGAATTTAATGTcggttaaaaattattgaattatcatGTGACTTAAGGGGAATGGGATGAGTGGGAGTATatagacaaatttatatatgttatctcttttgtataattattttgtgtttatgtattcaattttacatgtatatatttatgtatgtgggATCGAAGAATATAATCTGACATACATGTTCACTCCGTGTGGGGCATCTATAGCAGATATATATTTggagatgaataattaaattgaaggtTATATTATTAAGACGGGAGGGAGTAAAACTACCTAAATGCATAAATGCAAAGGaagttttaaacataatataaggAAAGTAAAAGTAAAAGAACACAAGGGAGATAATTAGTAAACtcatgtatctatatatatttctttagacTAAGCTGGGGTGAGACGAATAGTGATACGCCCATTTGATTCGCGTTTTGATTCTGAAATAAGTTTTGATTACGCTTTGAGGTCAGGATAAATAGTAAATCGCTGTCTTgccaaattaagtttttataaaattactgacCTATtagttttaacaatttaaaggaCAGAAAATGCAGACATCAGGCGACAATCTCAATCCATCGAGGTCACAGACCTTAACCAGGGAGCAGCTAAAATTGTATATTGGCCAACAGGTCAATAAAGCATCAAAACAATTTCAGGGGAACCAAAAGAACCCCTGAAGGCGTATGATGGTAGTACTGACTTCCATTACTGGAAAATCGGTGCTTTGTCCCAGCTGAAAGATACAGGGGTGGATAAGATTCTCATGTGTAAATGGGCGGCGGAGGCCATGTGTGGTCCCGTGGAACAGACAGTCCGGCACATagtcatggacacatattttACCTTTGACGAGAGTTTAGGGGTCCCCCTGGAGATAGTCAAGGGCGGAACACATTTAATGGAGCGGTTAGACACCGCCATTAATAGTGTTGGGGGGAAAGAAGAGGCGATGGCGGCCTTCCAAATGAGATTAAGAAGCAGTTTTTGCAGGGCCTGTTAAATAGGGTAATTGCAAAAGCTactaggaaaataaattatgaccatCCTGAGATGACGGCAGAAGAAGTGCTTCGACATGTAGAGCACTATGAGAGGGCGGATCAGGTCGATTATGTCGACCAAAAGGTATATAAGAGGGATTGGGGACGAGCTGTGCCAAGTAAAGCACCCAATGTAAATGCCCCAAAGCCCCATTACGCCATGGTTGAACCCATGGAGGTAGATGCAATAAGTCTTCCCACGCAAGGAGACCATTGCTTGATCCACCCTCAGGGTCGTCACAAAATGAAGGATTGCTTCATAGTAAAGAAGTATAAAAGGGAGGAAGAAGAAAGACAGGGCGCTACTGCGGCACCGAGGTTTAAACAGAAACCAAAGTGTTTTATCTGTCAAAAGGAGGggcatattaaaagaaattgccCCTTGGCTAAAAATAAGCCGGGAAACTCCTAAGGGGGAAGAACCCCCCTTAGGTATTATTTCCCAAAGCGACGCCATCGCGGACAGCACAAATACCAAAGGGGATCTGACGCATCCAAAAGACTTTGGGGAAGAAACTACAATGAGCAAATTTGCTGAATCGAGTTTAGCAAGCTTAAATCTGCCAGGTAGTCAGCCAATTTGGTTCTGGGCCAAGTTGGGTGGTATGCGGTTTCAGGGATTAGCAGACACTGGAAACCGGGCACTCGATCTTATTGACGAGGCATTATGGAGGAGGTCAAATACTTGCAAGGACCTGAAAAAGGCGGACATTGTAGTGGGTTCAGTAGGGATAATAGGTTAGATATTATTGGTATTCCTACTGAACCGGTTGTAATCATGGTGGAAAATTTAGAAGAACCATGGAAGATAAACTCCCTAGTAGTTCGTGGGCTAGGGGTGCCATTTATACTATCACTGAAAACTATGAGACAGCTGTCCATATCATTAGAATTAGGTGAGGATATCATTGCTGGGGTTGGGACTAGCGGGACAGAAATTCGGTTAACAGAATATCTGGGTTCTGACGAGGCAATGGAACTTGTCTCCACTTTAATGTTAATTGACTGTGAAGAAGTTGCTGAGGTAATTATTACTGAGAAGACGGTAATTCCCGTAGAGAAGACGGTAATAATTGAGGCTACAGCCAAAGGGTACAAGGTAACTGATGACGGCACATCAAATATTGTATGGTTTACAGCAACTGAAGaagattggaaaataaatcttgagTCACAATTAACAGAAGTGAGGATGACGAGGCGGGGCGATAGTCGAGTAAAATTAGTCATTTCGACTGTTGAAGAAGAACCCCGGCGGATAGCTCCAGGAAGAAAAATAGGAACTATCCGACGATTGAAGCGTTACACGCCAACTCATGAAAATTTGTTAGCTTCAATGGAGATGGAGAAAATCTGCCCTCCATCTGAagaacttgaaaaattagaccctaatattaattattcactaGTACTAGAtaaattgtttcaatatattggaaaacctatTAAAAGAGTAGCTAGTGAGgcggagaaaattaaaaatgaaattaatattatgtttgggGGGAGAGTTCGAAAGAATGATTATCTGAGCGGTAATGAACGGGCACTAGTAGAAGagttattatatagattttatggtATATTATCAAAAGACTCCTCCAATGTAGGCCGCACGGAAATATTAGAGTTTGCGGTGGATACTAGTGAAAATGAACCGGTGAAGGCAAAGGTTAGACCTATGAATCCAGCTGTGAAAGAAAGTTTTAAAGGACAACTTCAACAATGGATTGAGGAAGGAATAATTGAACCGACCATAAGTGAATGAGGATCAGAACAAGTTAACAATTGTTTCCCATTTGGGACTTATAAATTCCTTCGGATGCTTTTTGGACCCAAGAATGCGTGCGGACATATGCACGATTAATGCGTCAAGTTTATGGTCCACAACTAGACCGGCGAGGACTCCTCGGATTCTTTGATGACAATCTCATCTTAGGATGTACGTTCATGCAAACACTATGTAGATTTGCTGAATTTATGCTCAGGACTGAGAAGGCTAATCTCAGGGTAAAGGCTACGAAAACAGATTTGTTTACGCCTATGACGAATTGGTTAGGGCACGAGATAGGGGGAGGACATGTTGCTCCGGCATTGGCCTATTCCTGCTAACAAGAGGGATCTCCAAACCTTCTTGGGCAAGACCTCTTATTATCGTAAATTTATAGCATCATATGCTAAAATAGCTGAACCAATTGCAAAACTTCTCCGCAAAGATGTAGAATGGCAGTGGGCTAAGAGCCAAGATGAagcatttaatgaattaaagaaaaggttGCAGGTAAAACCATTATTAAATACCCCAgacttttcaaaagaatttattgTAGAAACAGATGCTTCAAATTTTGCCATTGGCGCCGTGTTAACGCAAATAGGGGATGATGGTAAAGAACATCCGATTGCGTACGGTAGCAAGTCCCTTAATCAATCACAAAGAAATTATTCTGCAACGCAGAAGGAATTGCTAGCTGTAGTCGAGTTTGTAGaacattttaagtattttataatgggAAGAAAGTTTGAAATCAGGACTGATCATCAACCTTTACAATGGTTCATGAAATCAGTTGCGCTTACTGGAATGTTACACAGATGGAAGGAGAGGCTTATGGAATATGAATTCGAAATTAAGTATAAGCCTGGAAAAAGAAATCAGAATGCTGATTCTTTGAGTAGAAGACCCGACCATGAAGAAGGTGTAACGGAAGAAAGTAAAAAGCCCAATGAATATGATTTCAAACTAATGAAAGCTATAGGCAAACCCATTGCAAATGTTGCTGCGGTAACAACTCGACGCAGGAAAAAGAACTTGATCAAGAACAAGAAAGGATCAAGGTAATAGAGCAAGAGATGATTGAGGTACAAGATAAGGGAaaagaaatcaatgaaaatgaaattgatgatatctcaacagataaatttataaaactagatTTTTATAGGTCACAAAGTGATGATACTTGCATGAAATATATTAAGggtttgttaatgaaaaacaaaacggTTGAGGAAATTAAAGCACaaggtaataaattattgtcgCGGGGAAATTAAAGCTTATCttagaatatataatcaattacatttaattgatgGTAAATTGTATATGAAGGATAAGGAAAATGGAAATATGAGAATTTGTGTACCGGAAAAAGATATACGTACAGTTATTGCGACTGTACATGTACATCCTTTATCAGCGCATCCTGGAATGACAAAGTCAAAATTATTAGCTAAACAATATTTCTATTGGACAAATATGGATAGAAATATTGAGGATGAAATAAAAGGTTGCGAAGTCTGTGTTTGTGCAAAGGAAAGGAGACAAAGACCATTGGAAAAAATGGGACAAACTTCTACAGCCATCAATGAAAGATTCCTTGTATTTTACATGGATTTGATGGGTCCGATGTACAACGGTTATGCCAGTGATCCTAAGTATTTAATGACAATCACTGATGCATGTACTAAATTTCCAGAAGCGTTCCCCTTGAAGGAACCTAcagttgaaaatatttgtaagatattATTAACTGAATTCTTCCCAAGGTATGGAACGGGTATGAAATTAGTAACAGACAGGGGttcacaatttatttccaaattaatgcGACAGGTGTGCGATGAGTTAGGAGTCATTAAAGCAGAAACTCAAGCTTATCAACCTCATACTAACCCGGTTGAAAGATTAAATAGGGATATTGGACAAGCTATTAGAACATTAATGGTCCAAGAAAATATCCCTGATAATAAATGGCATAAATGCCTAGGGGAGCCTTGGCTCAAATAAGGTTCCTAATTGTACCGAGGTTAGGgtattctccatttttcttaGTAACTGGAGCACATCCAGTGGTTCCTGCAGTTCAATTAGATTCAAATATGCAAAATGCTCCTACATCAGTTAATGAACTGGTAAATACAGTTACTGATGCGTTAGAAAAAGTTAGAGTCCAACAATTTGAAAGTCATTTAAAGAATAGAGaggcttataataaaaaagtagtccAACAGGTAATTAATGTTGACGATGAGGTGTTTTTGTGGGCACCACAAACTGACAAGAATCGTAAATTGGCTACTTATCAAAACGGACCATTTAAGGTTCTAAAGGTAATAAACGACAGAATGGTTGAGATTAGAACAAACAAGGGTCCTAAAAAAGTAGCTAAGGACAGACTACGGGTAATATCGGGAAAAGATATTTCTAAAGAATTGATTCCCTTTAATACACCTCTCTATagaacagaaagaaatagaccttCAGACTCTAGACTAACGGAAGAGAACGAAAGTAATAATTTAGATCgagtaattcaattttcatatccTGATTCTCCTGAAATTCAAACAATTCCTAAGATTTCTACATCCATAAGTAATAAAGATATAGaagatcttcaaaaaaaaaagggatgatGAGGAGGAGAATGGAAAACAAGAggacaaaaatgaaaatggtaatATGGATGAACTCGAGGAGGCATATATGAGTGAAGCAGGAGcggaagaaataagaaaagaagtAAAGAATATGGAAGAATCGCCCAATAAGATGCAAGGATCTGttgagaagaagaataaaaaacgaAAAGCAACGCCTGAATATAAACAGAagtcaaagaaattattaagtGCCGCCTTTGATGAACTAGCTGCGTTGCTAGATGGGAAAACACGCCCTAAGTCATATAAAAGGAAACCAGTCAGCCCCCACGCACAAGGTAAAAAGGAATCGCGTATAGAGTCAAGTGAAGAGAGTGAGCTGTACTATAGTGAAGAAGAGGAACAGACTGAAAGAGAACTAGaagatacaattaatatatcttctacAGATATTCCACAGGAGAAAGAGGGCGAGGAAAATAGTTTTCCTTAAAaggaataagtaataaatatttaattgtgatttgaactttaaaaaagaaaagaattaaatataattaaatatgaagttacttattttattattatcacttaCTTTTGTGTTTGAAGTTCTTCAAGTTAATTCAGAAAGTGAAATTAATGGAAAGGAAGAACTCGTCAATTCTATTCGAGGAAATGGGTAGAGTGGGAACTTCAGTACAATTGATAGAGGTCAGGACGGAATTACCAATGGTTAAAATCAACAGAAGAATTGAAAACGTCCTGGGGAGTATGCATGCTACAATTAAGTATATGAACATTGTGCGTATTCCCAAGTCATTGCTCTACAACAAAGAATAGAATATATCCGCACACACATGAATGAAGTAATGATGTTATGTGGGTATAAGAATGACGGAAAAACGAAAAGGCAAGTGATAGTGGGCCTCAGTATTGGGAGGCTGGATGCTTAAGGGGTTGTTCACAAAGTTCTTCTCAAGTGATGATCACTCAAGGTATGAATCAGAGATATTGGATACCTTGGCACAGCAAGAAGAAGAACTAATGGCAATCCGTGGAGCAATAAGAAACTTAGCCACAAAGTATGATATCCTTAAGAATGTCACAATGATGCTTCACAATTAGCTACAAGAAGTAGAAAGGGTTGAAACAATGATAATGGTGTTGACAACAATCTCAGAACAGATCAACAAATGGATCAGGGAATACAGGCTGGTATGACCGGGAGATTAACACCAGACTTGTTATCAATCAATGATGTGGGGAAGATCTTGGATATGGTAAAAGAGAGGAATCATGATGGATCAATCAGTCCAGTTGAAAGTGAGagaattgggaatttttactcCCTGCCTGTGCAACTGGAAAGAA harbors:
- the LOC121119731 gene encoding uncharacterized protein, which gives rise to MEEVKYLQGPEKGGHCSGFSRDNRLDIIGIPTEPVVIMVENLEEPWKINSLVVRGLGVPFILSLKTMRQLSISLELGEDIIAGVGTSGTEIRLTEYLGSDEAMELVSTLMLIDCEEVAEVIITEKTVIPVEKTVIIEATAKGYKVTDDGTSNIVWFTATEEDWKINLESQLTEVRMTRRGDSRVKLVISTVEEEPRRIAPGRKIGTIRRLKRYTPTHENLLASMEMEKICPPSEELEKLDPNINYSLVLDKLFQYIGKPIKRVASEAEKIKNEINIMFGGRVRKNDYLSGNERALVEELLYRFYGILSKDSSNVGRTEILEFAVDTSENEPVKAKVRPMNPAVKESFKGQLQQWIEEGIIEPTISE